The Oryzias latipes chromosome 16, ASM223467v1 genome includes a region encoding these proteins:
- the LOC101169429 gene encoding ankyrin repeat domain-containing protein 34A, protein MGDGGPQQTEGNALLKAVFQGKLRLTRLLLEGGAYINEGNERGETPICAACLAEYDDPQTRQKIVRYLLEKGADPNIPDKTGRTALMHACDKQAGKEVVSLLLENGADPSLKDYSGASALVHAINREDRDTLQVLLDACKAKGKEVIIITTDTSPLGTKKTKQYLNSPPSPGIIDKLSPACMSPSEVEISTSSPAGHQSEGKNQIFSFALTPALPLPSTRPPGDKRLPPRKLLKRLNSEPWGLVAPSVLSSLFQERVDCGLKEESSHDVSTEMNGLNITEPVRPLLSRRHSIETHDPCSPKPIDRSCSEDSAALSATSWAEKVQQHQTLYRRNTAPEPQDNAMVSRALAHPKLTRMDHYESDTHLSPESIPGSPDSGRLSVERRRLNASPLSLVTSSSRESLENIPNSVSPMIIRRHPPGLLERRGSGTLLLDHMSHTRHGFLPPLNINPQRTIPDIRANGKATSPVHSGHKILVPVAPASPKRGPDFKMKKKLMRRHSMQTEQMKQLSTFQEILAEKVSDCNGD, encoded by the coding sequence ATGGGAGATGGAGGACCTCAACAGACTGAGGGAAATGCCCTCCTCAAAGCAGTTTTCCAGGGAAAGCTGAGACTGACCCGCCTGCTGCTGGAGGGCGGAGCTTACATCAATGAGGGTAATGAGCGTGGAGAGACTCCCATCTGTGCGGCCTGCTTGGCTGAGTATGACGATCCACAGACAAGGCAGAAAATAGTCCGGTACCTGCTGGAGAAAGGAGCTGACCCCAACATCCCTGATAAGACCGGACGTACGGCTTTAATGCATGCCTGCGACAAGCAGgcgggaaaggaggtggtttctCTGCTGCTGGAGAATGGAGCTGATCCCAGCCTCAAGGACTACTCTGGCGCCTCAGCTCTTGTGCACGCCATCAACAGAGAAGACCGTGACACACTGCAGGTGCTGCTAGATGCCTGCAAAGCTAAAGGGAAAGAGGTGATCATCATCACAACTGACACGTCTCCATTAGGTACCAAGAAGACAAAACAGTATCTCAACTCACCCCCCTCCCCAGGCATTATTGACAAGCTGTCTCCAGCCTGCATGTCTCCTTCTGAAGTGGAGATTTCCACCTCCTCACCTGCAGGACACCAAAGTGAAGGCAAGAACCAGATCTTCAGTTTTGCACTAACTCCTGCATTACCTTTACCTTCAACCCGGCCCCCAGGGGACAAAAGGCTGCCACCTCGTAAACTGCTGAAGAGACTTAACTCTGAGCCCTGGGGTTTGGTGGCCCCTTCGGTGCTGAGCAGCCTTTTTCAGGAACGAGTAGACTGTGGTCTGAAAGAGGAGAGCAGCCATGATGTCAGCACTGAGATGAACGGTTTGAACATCACAGAGCCAGTCAGACCTCTTCTGTCCAGACGGCACAGCATTGAAACTCATGACCCCTGCTCCCCTAAACCAATTGACCGGTCTTGCTCTGAGGATAGTGCTGCCTTATCTGCAACCTCCTGGGCTGAAAAAGTCCAGCAGCATCAAACCTTGTACCGCAGGAACACTGCTCCAGAGCCCCAGGACAATGCTATGGTGTCCCGGGCCCTGGCTCACCCAAAACTCACACGAATGGATCACTACGAGTCGGACACTCACCTCTCTCCAGAGTCCATTCCAGGATCACCGGACTCCGGACGGCTGTCTGTGGAGCGTAGGAGGTTAAACGCTTCCCCCCTGTCACTGGTTACAAGTTCATCTAGGGAGTCCCTGGAAAACATCCCTAACTCAGTGTCCCCCATGATCATAAGGCGGCATCCCCCAGGACTCTTGGAGCGCCGGGGATCTGGAACCCTGTTGCTGGACCACATGTCTCACACCAGGCATGGTTTTCTGCCCCCACTTAACATCAACCCACAGAGAACCATTCCTGACATCCGTGCAAATGGAAAAGCAACGTCCCCAGTCCACTCAGGGCACAAGATCTTGGTCCCAGTGGCACCAGCTTCACCAAAACGTGGTCCTGACttcaagatgaagaaaaaactgaTGAGGAGACACTCGATGCAGACGGAGCAGATGAAACAGCTCTCCACCTTTCAAGAGATTCTGGCGGAGAAGGTCTCCGATTGTAACGGGGACTGA
- the LOC101168443 gene encoding purine nucleoside phosphorylase: protein MHTKGNCCCSFEDYKLTTEWLMNQTSHRPKVAIICGSGLGLLADGASNKQTFRYQDIPNFPISTVPGHDGCLVFGTIEDRSCVFMKGHFHLYEGYTLCQVTFPVRIFKLMGVELVLVTNASGGICPDFKVGDIMIIKDHINLPGFAGQHPLCGPNDERFGIRFPCMSDAYSKDMRSVVVDISTELGCSDFIREGVYCMVSGPNFETIAEARMLWILGCDSVGMSMVPEVTVAKHCGLQVVALSLITNKVSLDYSREEKVNHEEVLEICKMRAELLQKLVTSLISRFNQQQIINTN, encoded by the exons ATGCACACCAAGGGAAACTG CTGTTGCTCTTTTGAAGACTACAAGCTGACCACCGAATGGCTGATGAACCAGACAAGTCATCGTCCCAAGGTGGCAATAATCTGTGGATCAGGACTTGGACTGTTGGCTGATGGTGCCTCCAACAAACAAACCTTCAGGTACCAGGACATCCCCAACTTTCCCATCAGCACAG TTCCAGGTCATGATGGCTGTCTGGTCTTTGGGACAATTGAGGACAGATCTTGTGTCTTCATGAAGGGTCACTTCCACCTGTATGAAGGTTACACCCTTTGTCAG GTGACATTTCCAGTGAGGATCTTTAAGCTGATGGGGGTGGAGTTGGTGCTTGTCACGAATGCCTCTGGAGGAATATGCCCAGATTTTAAGGTCGGAGACATCATGATCATTAAAGATCACATCAATCTACCAGGTTTCGCCGGACAGCATCCACTTTGTGGCCCCAACGACGAGCG GTTTGGGATCAGGTTCCCATGCATGTCGGATGCCTACAGCAAAGACATGAGAAGTGTGGTGGTTGACATAAGCACTGAGCTTGGCTGCAGCGACTTTATCAGAGAGGGCGTGTACTGCATGGTTAGCGGACCAAACTTTGAGACTATTGCTGAGGCCCGGATGCTGTGGATTCTAGGCTGTGACTCTGTGG GCATGAGTATGGTTCCTGAGGTGACTGTGGCCAAACACTGTGGGCTGCAGGTGGTTGCACTCTCCCTCATCACTAATAAG GTGTCTCTGGATTATAGTCGGGAGGAGAAAGTGAACCACGAGGAGGTTCTGGAGATCTGTAAAATGAGAGCCGAGCTTCTACAGAAACTGGTCACCTCCCTGATCAGTCGCTTCAACCAGCAGCAGATTATCAACACAAACTAA